The following proteins come from a genomic window of Denitromonas sp.:
- a CDS encoding ribonuclease domain-containing protein, whose product MRQLPRYFLVCLLAAFALLSACSGDPPASAGATHPNGELAWLPPEALTTLALIERGGPFPYRKDGTTFHNRERLLPQKPRGYYREYTVPTPGERTRGARRIVTGGTPPEIYYYTADHYRSFRRIPESR is encoded by the coding sequence ATGCGCCAACTGCCCCGGTATTTCCTTGTTTGCCTGCTCGCCGCATTTGCGCTGCTCTCGGCCTGCTCCGGCGATCCGCCGGCCTCCGCGGGTGCAACACACCCCAATGGCGAGCTCGCCTGGCTCCCGCCCGAGGCGCTGACCACCCTGGCACTGATCGAGCGCGGCGGCCCCTTTCCGTACCGCAAGGACGGCACCACCTTCCACAATCGCGAGCGCCTGCTGCCCCAGAAACCACGGGGCTATTATCGGGAATACACCGTCCCCACCCCCGGCGAGCGTACCCGCGGCGCGCGGCGGATCGTCACAGGCGGCACGCCACCGGAAATCTACTATTACACGGCGGACCACTACCGCAGCTTTCGACGCATCCCGGAGTCCCGATGA
- a CDS encoding barstar family protein, with translation MTTAPDDDPALALASHNRILPMRRGNTDALIRIAQNGGRRVVVATLDGQGDKTDIIDTLARAFDMPRWFGHNWDALYDCLTDLSWFPATGYVLILTGTSPDAANAPILTDLLTDCCDHWQAEGVPFHVFTDSVVGADPA, from the coding sequence ATGACAACCGCTCCCGACGACGATCCCGCGCTCGCCCTGGCCAGCCACAATCGCATCCTGCCCATGCGCCGCGGCAACACCGACGCCCTCATCCGCATCGCGCAGAACGGTGGGCGGCGGGTGGTCGTGGCCACGCTCGACGGCCAGGGCGACAAGACCGACATCATCGATACGCTCGCTCGCGCCTTTGACATGCCACGCTGGTTCGGTCACAACTGGGACGCGCTGTACGACTGCCTCACCGATCTCTCGTGGTTCCCGGCCACGGGTTATGTGCTCATTCTCACCGGCACCAGCCCCGACGCCGCCAACGCCCCCATTCTCACCGACCTGCTGACCGATTGCTGCGACCACTGGCAGGCCGAGGGCGTACCGTTTCACGTCTTTACCGATAGCGTCGTCGGTGCCGACCCCGCCTGA
- the nudB gene encoding dihydroneopterin triphosphate diphosphatase, protein MPTPPDPREFKRPDSVLVVIHTPDHHVLLLHRCPPFGFWQSVTGSLAPGETPREAATREFAEETGLLVSAGELIDWRLTNRFPIPAQWRQRYPPGVCHNSESVFSLCLPAPRDVTLAPAEHDAAEWLPAALALPRIWSWTNRDALRLCLRQPA, encoded by the coding sequence GTGCCGACCCCGCCTGACCCGCGCGAATTCAAGCGCCCGGACTCGGTCCTGGTGGTCATCCACACGCCGGACCACCACGTATTGCTCCTGCACCGGTGCCCGCCCTTCGGTTTCTGGCAGTCGGTCACCGGCAGCCTGGCGCCGGGAGAAACCCCGCGTGAAGCGGCCACGCGCGAGTTCGCGGAGGAAACCGGGCTCCTGGTCTCCGCCGGGGAGCTGATCGACTGGCGGCTCACCAATCGCTTCCCCATTCCGGCCCAATGGCGCCAGCGCTATCCACCCGGCGTGTGCCACAACAGCGAGTCAGTGTTCAGCCTGTGCCTGCCAGCGCCCCGGGACGTAACCCTGGCGCCGGCGGAGCACGATGCTGCCGAATGGCTGCCCGCGGCGCTCGCCCTGCCCCGTATCTGGTCGTGGACCAACCGCGACGCGCTGCGGCTGTGCCTGCGCCAGCCCGCCTGA
- a CDS encoding Hsp20/alpha crystallin family protein has product MSNITRHDPFEDFFRGFFVRPVEYGGGTAEAPQMRVDVKESPEGYAVHAELPGVTKEDIHVHIDGPVVSITAERKQQSEQKDGERVLRTERYYGKVSRSFQLGQDVDESRAAAKFVDGVLELTLPKKAAVQAKRLTID; this is encoded by the coding sequence ATGAGCAATATCACCCGCCACGATCCGTTCGAAGACTTCTTCCGCGGATTTTTCGTACGCCCTGTCGAGTACGGGGGCGGCACCGCCGAGGCACCGCAAATGCGTGTCGACGTCAAGGAAAGCCCCGAAGGCTATGCCGTTCACGCCGAGCTGCCCGGGGTCACCAAAGAAGACATCCATGTCCATATCGACGGGCCGGTGGTGTCGATCACTGCCGAGCGCAAACAGCAGTCCGAACAAAAGGACGGCGAGCGCGTGCTGCGTACCGAGCGCTACTACGGCAAAGTCTCACGCAGTTTCCAACTCGGCCAGGATGTGGACGAATCGCGCGCCGCCGCCAAGTTCGTCGACGGCGTGCTGGAGCTCACCCTGCCCAAGAAAGCCGCCGTCCAGGCCAAGCGCCTGACCATCGACTGA
- the argB gene encoding acetylglutamate kinase: MSSDAPTPITPARKAAILAEALPYIKRFFDKTIVIKYGGNAMTDPHLKDCFARDVVLLKLVGLNPVVVHGGGPQIENLLTRVGKKGEFIQGMRVTDAETMEVVEMVLGGQVNKEIVNLINQHGGKAVGLTGKDARFIRAKKLLMQKTGAPLGDVVDIGQVGEITQIDPALISFLDKGDFIPVIAPIGVGEDGETYNINADVVAGKLAEILKAEKLVLLTNTPGVLDQNGKLLTGLTPKEIDALVEDGTLSGGMLPKIGSALDAARSGVNSVHIIDGRVEHCLLLEILTDHGVGTMIKSR, from the coding sequence ATGAGCTCCGACGCCCCAACCCCGATCACGCCCGCCCGCAAAGCCGCCATCCTTGCCGAAGCGCTGCCGTACATCAAACGCTTCTTCGACAAGACCATCGTCATCAAGTACGGCGGCAACGCGATGACCGACCCCCACCTGAAGGACTGCTTCGCCCGTGATGTGGTCCTGCTCAAGCTGGTGGGGCTCAACCCGGTCGTGGTGCACGGCGGCGGCCCGCAGATCGAAAATCTGCTCACCCGGGTCGGCAAGAAGGGCGAGTTCATCCAGGGCATGCGGGTCACCGACGCCGAGACCATGGAAGTGGTGGAGATGGTGCTCGGCGGCCAGGTCAACAAGGAAATCGTCAACCTGATCAACCAGCACGGCGGCAAGGCCGTCGGCCTGACCGGCAAGGACGCACGCTTCATCCGCGCCAAGAAACTGCTGATGCAGAAAACCGGCGCACCGCTGGGCGATGTCGTGGACATCGGCCAGGTCGGCGAAATCACCCAGATCGACCCGGCCCTGATCTCCTTCCTCGACAAGGGCGACTTCATCCCGGTGATCGCGCCGATCGGTGTGGGCGAAGACGGCGAAACCTACAACATCAACGCCGACGTGGTCGCCGGCAAACTGGCCGAGATCCTCAAGGCCGAAAAGCTGGTGCTGCTGACCAACACCCCGGGCGTGCTCGACCAGAATGGCAAGCTGCTCACCGGACTGACCCCGAAGGAAATCGACGCACTGGTCGAAGACGGCACCCTGTCCGGCGGCATGCTGCCCAAGATCGGCTCCGCGCTCGATGCTGCCCGCAGCGGCGTCAATTCGGTGCACATCATCGATGGCCGCGTCGAACACTGCCTGCTGCTGGAGATCCTGACCGACCACGGGGTCGGCACGATGATCAAGAGTCGCTAG
- a CDS encoding tetratricopeptide repeat protein, whose amino-acid sequence MRAKRFVSIRLVTALMLSCLASLAAGQELPLQCGVLASNDHPLDYRIDKDKLPIVENRHFDPLTERLVRGQTTSVGGDIGYTLGKFPNHHRALIAMMNLGLRDKTSKPRGARYSVECYMRRAEAFRNDDAMVKMIYGLYLLNDGRAEAAIKKLEAAQELSDNNPNLYYNLGLAYFDLKRYDRALESAHKAYSLGFPLPGLRDKLKRAGQWQDPVPAAPDAAMEKPSDS is encoded by the coding sequence ATGAGAGCGAAGCGTTTTGTCAGCATCCGCCTTGTTACGGCGCTGATGCTGTCGTGTTTGGCGTCGCTGGCGGCCGGGCAGGAACTGCCATTGCAGTGCGGCGTGCTGGCCAGTAACGATCATCCGCTGGACTATCGGATCGACAAGGACAAGCTGCCGATTGTTGAAAACCGCCATTTCGATCCGCTGACCGAGCGTCTGGTGCGGGGGCAGACGACCAGTGTCGGCGGCGATATCGGCTATACGCTGGGGAAGTTTCCGAACCATCACCGGGCCTTGATCGCGATGATGAACCTCGGGCTTCGCGACAAGACGTCGAAGCCTCGCGGCGCGCGGTATTCGGTCGAGTGCTACATGCGGCGAGCGGAGGCGTTTCGCAACGATGACGCCATGGTCAAGATGATCTACGGCCTCTATCTGCTCAACGACGGTCGGGCCGAGGCGGCGATCAAGAAGCTCGAAGCCGCTCAGGAGCTGTCCGACAACAACCCGAATCTCTACTACAACCTCGGCCTGGCCTACTTTGACCTGAAACGCTATGACCGGGCCCTGGAAAGTGCGCACAAGGCCTATTCGCTGGGCTTTCCGCTGCCGGGGCTGCGCGACAAGCTGAAGCGGGCCGGGCAGTGGCAGGATCCGGTGCCCGCGGCACCGGACGCCGCCATGGAAAAACCTAGCGACTCTTGA